The stretch of DNA AAACCACACTCAAAGAATCAAAATATGCTCGCACTATCTCTACCTTATTACCTCTCTGACATTAACACCTGAGCCTAATGAAAATGGTGAAAGAGGAGAATTCAACTATAATATTAAGTCCTAAAAAGGGaaactaataataaaaattagGGCTCATTTCACTTGATTTAATTGACTAAATTTAAACAGTCTTTAACCCGTGCATTCAAAAGCTGACCACCTAGTTATTGCCGCCCACTGAAGTACCCTCCCCCTCCCGCAAAGGAAAAAACACAAGGAGACGAAGATTACCATCTGTGAGATCCTCTTGGCTTCTGTTACACGCTCCAAGAGTAGCAAAACCTCCTCTTCCTCCGCAGGATACTCAGGTAGTTTCTTCCCTGAAGATTATCAATTTTAGTTTGGAAAACATGTACTAGACAGACAAGAAGTGCTAGAATAAGAATATATTAGAATCTCGGAAATATAATATTCCTGTATTTTCATACCAATAAGCTTTTCTATCTGTATATACCACTCCAACTCATACTGATTCACTAACGATATGGCAACCCCAGAACGTCCTGCTCGTGCAGTTCTTCCCACCCTATGTATATAATCCTGAAGGCCATGCATACAGTGATAAGCTAAGATcgcatcaacaacaacaacaacaacaacaacccagtataatcccacaagtggggtctggggagggtaggatgtacgcaaccttacccgtACCCTGCGCAGATAAACTGTTTAAAAATCGCatcagaaaataaaattaagattaTTCAAATTGAAATGATGAGCATGAAGTGAAGTTTCATTGATCTTATTGCATAAACAAAGGACCGAGACATTCTTTTAATTTTTTGACTatggtgtccgggccagcttgctGGCACCTCGACAATTCCACCGGGCACCAACTACCTCTCGCACCAACACAGGTACAGGGTAAGAGTTTTAATTATCTAGCATTTGGACAACTTTTAAAAAGTTTGTTTTGAAAGaactttttggaagaaaaatatTGTGCAAAAGAAAACTTGTCTGGATAGCTGCAGTTTTTTGGAAGATTTGTGGGTGTTCTGGGAGTggaaaagttttttttttaatcaaggGAGGTGGAAGAagttttaggtattatttttTGAAAGCCAAAAACAAACCAACACCTTCGAAAAGTTTTTCAAAAACTTCCTAACCAAAAAAGGTCCATGCCTAACCATAGATAAATCCAGGACCACCCCAATGAACAGAAAAAACAACATACAACTTTACACGCAGTAAGAATAAAAAGATCCACCTTTGAGTTTGTTGGAATATCATAGTTGATAACCATATCAACAGATGGGATATCAAGTCCTCGACTGGCTACATCAGTGCAGATAAGGATATTGCAGTCTCCAGCCTTAAATTTGTTTAGAGCTCCAAGCCTTTTTGTCTGTCCAataaaagatgatatttttgaggGGGAATGATAACCAGCAAACTGAAAAGATGCATGCCTTGAAGTTCAAAAATATACCTGAGTCATCTGACCACTAATTGGTATAGCTCTCAAGCCAAGATTTCGAAGCATCAGAGCCAGTAGACGAGTTGCATCACATGTACGAGTGAAAACCATTGATGTACTGCCAGACATCTCAGTCAGAATATAGACAAGATAGCAGTCCTGTGGGCACAAAATAATATAGTCAGACAACAAATCATTATTCGATAATTAAAGTGGGACCAGAAATCATTATACAGCAAACAAAAGGAATTACATCCTTAACCCCTCAACTTCTGGGGTCTTTTACGTTTATTCCTCATATACTATCTCTAGCATCCAGTCCCACAATTATCGGGCACAGTGGCGTAGCTACTTTGTCCCAAGGGTGGTCAGCCGAACACCCTTCGCcaaaaaattatattgtgtatataGATCGAATACCACTTCACATGatcatatattatattttgaatacCCTTAACTTACGTGTAAGAGTTAGCCCAATGGTCAAGGGTGTTCAAAATGAGGAGTTCATGTTCTCCAAATTAAAACTAAACAGACACCATCACACCACCATGTTTGGTCTAATTGACTCTGCTCTTTTAATCCataaatttcttgataaataacTGCTAAAGGTTAAATTTGTGTAAAAACAAACAACCAATCAagtaattttattaattaaaaatgCTTATTAAACAAATTgtaaaatttaaaagtcaagctctacaaaaaaaaaatttaacaaaaagcTCTTTACAGGGTACAAACCCTCTCAACTCTATCTTTCCTTTGGTTGCTTACTATAATTTCTTTTGTTCTCTTTTTATGTTAGTTTTGATTTATAAAATTGTATTTCTATTATAGTAATTGTTTTTATGGTTTATTAGTTAAATATTACGTAGTTTGATTTAAAATTGTCGGTGCATCCATTATTCGgggaaaaaaaaattctttaaagTTTGAACACCCTTAGCGAGATTCCTAGCTACGACACTGCTCGGGCACTAGTTAAACTAGTCGTCCTTTTTGAGAAGGAACTAGATAAACTAATCCTTCTGATAATTTTTAATGCCAAAAAAACTAGATTTGCCGATACGGAGCTTTAAAGATGCTATTTTACATATTGTTATTAAGGCCACCCTCCGCAACCTACCTCTCCACCTTAGCAGGTTCTGAATTCCCTGCTGCCTCCCCCTCAGTTAGCCTTAATTTTCCGCAtgtcctccccccccccccccccaagagcCTTCCATGCTCTGTTATCTGACCCCACCCCCTTTTCCATCACTCATCTCTTGTCCTCCATGCCTAATCTAACACCTTGCACCCCACCACTGTAGCACAGCTCCTAATGCTAGATCCCTCCCCTTTGCAGAAGCTTCCAGCCTGCAGTGCCCCATGTCCTATATTGAAACTCACCAGAATTCTTCCCTGCCAACTCCGTGCCGTCACTTTCCCCTTCGCCCTACCCCTATCTCATGCAGAAACCCTAACGTTTTTGTTTTGAATTCAACCCAAATCAAGGGGAGAAAAACTTCTTCACTTAATTTTCTTCTTAGTTCCAATGTTGTAAGCCATACATTAAATCTCAAAAAAGGTCTGCTCACCAGGGAAAGAGGAGGTAAAGCCTGACCAAAGATGTAAAGTTTTttttggtgtgtgtgtgtgtgtggtttgggggggggggggggggcgaggATATGCATGTCCTTAGAACATCTTCTCTGCCCTTTTGTTCGAGGGGAAATGTAATGAAAGAACTAGCACAGGGCCAGATTCCTAATAGTTGAGGGAGTAATAGTGCTACTAATAATACAAGAAACAATATATCAGGACTAGAAGTGTGTGAAACCCCATAGCAGAGACCAAGAATACAGCAACTTGCTTGATTATTTACATATTTAGAGAAAAGAGACTAAATGTGCGTAAATGGGTTTTTTAACAGCATATGTTGAGGCAGTCTAACTGTGATAAGCCCTCTATGAGGCCTGGCCTTTGCGTCAGTCGGATTATGTTCACTTCAAATAATCAAGAGATGCAACTACTTAAACAGTTAAACTTTCATGATTAATACTTTTGGGAAAGCTACAAATATGAATCTTGTAAAGAGTGACAGGTCATCCTAGTTATTACTTTGTAAAACTAAGTTAGCAGCACAATCATTATGATCATGTCTCTTCCCTCTTTTATCCACGTGATTGTTTCTTATTCTAGTGGTGCCACAATGTCAAAACTCCCACATCCTTTAGCCATATAATGATGATTATTATGAGAGCACATCAACACAAATAGTGTTCTGTAGTAGGAATACACTTTCTCTGAACACCATCGGCGCTTAAGCAGATAAATTCAAGCTCATCGATTGTCATCAACAAGATGTAATTTACATGGAACATCATTATTAAGCCAATTGCTGGATACAATGCTTGCCACTTGACTTGCTTTCTCCCAACAAACCTATAAGAGAAACTTTTCACTAAAGAACTAACCTTATACTTGGCAGGAAGAAAACGAAACTGCTGCTTCAGTGTATCAACTGTGGAATACTTAGATGCAGCTTCAATCTGAAACAAATTATAAACAAAGTTATGCAAAATACTCTTGACCACCTACAAATTATACAGTGAAAATTGGCGTCGTTATATTTGTACCTTGACAGGATTTCTCAAACAAGCCCTCTGAAGTTTCTTTACCTGTAGTTCAATGTACAGGTATATTTAGAATCAGACTTCCCATGCAACAAAGTTCACTCTTCGAAGGTTTCATCAAGAGTGACACAGCAGAAACTATTAGTCATGGAAATAAATTCCTTAAAGAGAAAAGCAGAAGAGGAGCAAATTAACTTGCCATTCACAACAACCCCACTTTCTCATTTTTCTTTCCCAGACAATTTCATGTAATAATCATATTGCTATTATGATATAGAGAATAAGTGCATCTACTGCCATAACAATGATTACTGATCATTAGCTGCATGGCAATATGAGAAAAAGTTGAAAAACAAGTAAAAAGCTCCTCCATTTTATGGTATCTTCTCATAAATGTCAGACCGAGCATGATATTTGGAAAATAAATAAGGGAAATTTTCATGAAAGCACTTTTCCTACCCAAGTACTCACGAAAAGATAGGTCCAGCCATCAGAGAAGGGAATTTCTCTTAAGAAAGGAACCTAGAAAGAGAAAGTGTCCACACAGAGAATAGACTATTTATAATTAACAACGGATTCATATAAACCACGTGAAAGGAAACCTTTTTGGTCATTGTAGCAGAAAATAGATAAGTCCTTCGATCATGAGGGATAGCATGCAAAATCTGATCAAGGGCCTTTTCAAAATCTTCATTTAGCAGCCTGTCTGCCTCATCCAATACCTGTTGCATGGACAAATTCATGACTCAGAATATGCATGCATGCTCTTATCCAGCTAAAATAATCTGTTGTGAAacacatatttatattttttttaaaacctaGACTTGGTTACAAATAGAAATCAAGATATTAAAAGATGGAATTCTAATACAAGTCTGAATACCAATCGAATCGCATATAATGAACTGcattttatttttggataaatATTGCTTCAATTAATGAATTTCTTGCTTGGTCCAATTGTCCGCAGCTAAGGCGATGAAGCTATTGTGCCTCATGCTGTAGTCGGGGGAAAAGCATTTAACTGTCAACCCACATGGAAACAAGCAAGTTTCAGAGGAACATATCAAGTAAAGTAGTCAAATGCTTTCTGCGGCTCAATATGTTGGAAAGTTAAAAAGCAAAGACCAACGAAATTTGCCAATGCAGCCAGGAAAAAATGACAAGCAGCTTCTCCTCTGACAAGAGATATACTGCATGCACGCTGTGGGGAATATGGACCAGACGACATTCGAAAATCATATCACTTGCCAAACATCAAAAGGCCTAGCCTTGAACATGCAGCAAATATCACTTTTAATGTCAACAGTGACATAATAACATATGATATCCTTCAACCAAATGCCATGAATCAACATTGCACTTTTGGGTTTTCatccaaaagaaaacaaaaagagtGCATAAACAGGCAGAACGAGAACATCTCTGGAACATTTTCAGCATAAGACTCAATGGACAAACTTACCAAGTACTTTATCGTACGAAGAGAAAACCCTTTAGTATTGGAAAGATGGTCCAGTAGCCGACCAGGTGTTGCCACCTACATCAGACAGCATGCAAATGAGCACTCAAATAAATGTCAGAGATTAAGCATATTAAAAAATCTGTAATAACAACATACAATAGCTTTAGCAAATCTGGTGTAACAAGTCGTCCACATGGCTTACTAAACTGACAAGGCAACAGAATAGATGTTTGGATGTTGAAAATAAGCCAGCAAAATATTTGACTGAGTACACTTAGAAGTTTTCTTTGTTAGGTAAGCAAGAATTGTATCAGTAAGTTGCATCAAGATGATGCATAATGATACTTCATGAGCCTTACAAAAACACAGCCTCTGACTGCACAAACATGTCTGCTAGTTGAAGAAATCTAGTAAACTATCAATATCATGTACATGTTTTAACTTGAACCAAAAAGCTAACAGAAAAGGTTGTTGCAATTTGTAAATATTCTCCTTTTTGTTCAAAAAACATCTCTGATTTCATTCCCTCCAAATAGTCCACGAGATACAAGTAGGGATGGTTGCCCATCTGAGTACGCTTAATAGCTGATATTATATTAATTCCACTCACTTAATAGTTGATAATATATTACTTCCACTAAAGACTTCTATAACATGAGCTTTCGGATAGATACTTTTGAGCCTCTCATAAGGAAAAAGGTCACTGATCTTACTATCCTAGGATGTGGCATGGTGCTGAATGAACATGGTTTAAACTGAACAAAGAGATTTGCCAAGGCAAGGCCAATGGTACACCAATTTTGTTTTTGCTTAGATTGCTAAAAGGATTCATCATCAACCTTTTACAACCATCAAGTACCTCTTCCAAAAGAGGTATGGATATTAATCATTCATGAGGATTTCTGTATAAGCCAAGGCATTTTGCAAAGTCAACACAGAAGCACATTTCCTATCAGATAATCTAAGAAGAAAAGGCAGGTAACATCCAGTAAAGGCCTAGATAGCAGGATTAGGAGCCCTTCTCGCAAAATATAGGCAACAACTTAAACAAAAAGCTGAGAAGAGAATGCATTTTCAAACAACTGGGGCAAGGTAACTGACTTTTTTTGGATAGGTGGGTAACTAACTATTTGACATCTAGTCTGGAATATTTTATACATCCATAGAAAAACAGATGACCCACAAAATTATTTAAAGGAGACATCACAAACTTATGAAGCTAACTGCACGGTCCAAATAATAGCATGCGGCTACAGTGACCTGACATGCTTAGTCAAGGCTGGGATGGTATACTGAAGCAACAGCATCAGAGGTAAACTGCAGCTGGTGCTCCTCTGTTTGTCCCCTAAACATGCACTGCCATATGAATATTGCACCACcaactctttttttttaaaaaggtcaAGTTTATATTACACCACCAACTCTGCCTCATATAGTATTGCCTTATAATAAATCTTTCGGAAGAGATTTTACCATCTGTAGCTCCATTTCTACTTGCTTCATCTTAACAAGAGACACAAATATGTGGTAGTAGATATTAGTACTTACAACAATGTGAGGCCGTTTCCCAAGGTTGATGCTCTGCTGTACTTGATCTACCCCTCCAACCAGCTGTGAAACAATTACCAGCaatcttttaacaaaaaaaatgtcTAGTTGAATGCCAATGTCAACCATCATATATGACTGTTTCAATTATGACATGCTCTACCCTGTTCTACAGACATGTTGCTACATATACCTATTGTCTAACAAGTGGTTATCAACCCAAAGACTACATTTGAAGGGGAAAATGAATTGT from Nicotiana tomentosiformis chromosome 11, ASM39032v3, whole genome shotgun sequence encodes:
- the LOC104100729 gene encoding DEAD-box ATP-dependent RNA helicase 10, which encodes MEESKEEVKSFKELGVSDQLIEACDSLGWKTPSKIQAEAIPHAFEGKDLIGLAQTGSGKTGAFAIPILQALLDSPHAFFACVLSPTRELAIQIAEQFEALGSGVGVKCAVLVGGVDQVQQSINLGKRPHIVVATPGRLLDHLSNTKGFSLRTIKYLVLDEADRLLNEDFEKALDQILHAIPHDRRTYLFSATMTKKVKKLQRACLRNPVKIEAASKYSTVDTLKQQFRFLPAKYKDCYLVYILTEMSGSTSMVFTRTCDATRLLALMLRNLGLRAIPISGQMTQTKRLGALNKFKAGDCNILICTDVASRGLDIPSVDMVINYDIPTNSKDYIHRVGRTARAGRSGVAISLVNQYELEWYIQIEKLIGKKLPEYPAEEEEVLLLLERVTEAKRISQMKIKESGGNRKHRGRDDGDEEIDRYLGVKNGKLSGKLSKKPKRK